A portion of the Trichoplusia ni isolate ovarian cell line Hi5 chromosome 12, tn1, whole genome shotgun sequence genome contains these proteins:
- the LOC113499335 gene encoding S-adenosylmethionine sensor upstream of mTORC1, translating into MASEEHKLLSQYIKDVHSLLRKSTTKLGAAAAWQEHCANEDKLSKYAQCMQKLATTHWETNCNSESSEAKSRIEWAVEYCNYYFVQQGFLKYREKELLIAQKIDLDIDVEEVCGIPIKLIDVGSCYNPFKTCDLFDVFAIDLCPANASVLQCDFLKVNIGSHIVADNSIVTELQENSFDVVTFCFLLEYIPTSELRIVACEKAYKILKPGGLLIINTPDSKHVGANSKIIKCWRYTLSLMGFNRIKYEKSRFMHCMAFRKSLDKKIATRWADMYKEPYMKYAIHIPQDFNSSDETVSETVQVTYTSDGLQELPFSCPDEIAN; encoded by the coding sequence ATGGCGAGTGAGGAACATAAATTACTTTCCCAATACATTAAAGACGTACACTCACTTTTAAGAAAATCAACTACAAAATTAGGAGCTGCTGCTGCTTGGCAAGAGCATTGCGCCAATGAAgataaattatctaaatatgCACAATGCATGCAGAAACTAGCTACAACTCATTGGGAAACAAATTGCAACAGTGAATCAAGTGAAGCAAAGTCACGAATTGAATGGGCTGTTGaatattgcaattattattttgtgcaaCAAGGTTTCTTGAAATACAGAGAAAAAGAGTTACTGATTGCTCAAAAAATTGATTTGGACATAGATGTGGAAGAAGTATGTGGCATACCAATTAAACTGATTGATGTGGGTAGTTGCTACAACCCTTTCAAAACATGtgatttatttgatgtttttgcTATTGACTTATGTCCTGCTAATGCTTCTGTTTTACAATGTGACTTTCTAAAAGTAAATATTGGTTCCCACATAGTAGCTGATAACTCAATAGTAACAGAATTACAAGAAAACTCCTTTGATGttgtaactttttgttttcttcttgAATATATACCTACTTCTGAACTAAGAATTGTTGCTTGTGAGAAAGCTTACAAGATTTTAAAACCAGGGGGGCTTCTTATAATAAACACACCTGATTCAAAACATGTTGGAGCAAATAGTAAAATTATCAAATGCTGGAGATATACCTTATCATTAATGGGATTTAATAGAATTAAGTATGAAAAATCAAGATTTATGCACTGTATGGCTTTTAGGAAAtcattagacaaaaaaatagcAACAAGATGGGCAGACATGTATAAAGAACCATACATGAAGTATGCTATTCACATACCTCAGGACTTTAACAGTTCAGATGAAACAGTGTCAGAGACCGTTCAAGTAACCTATACCTCTGATGGCTTGCAAGAGTTACCCTTCAGCTGTCCAGATGAGATAGCTAACTGA